TAGAATAGTTCTCTCTTACACGCTCCATAAGCTCAAAACCATCCATTACAGGCATATCATAATCAGTTAAAATGAGTTTTATATCAGGATTATCAGCTAAATAATTCATAGCCTCTTCACCGTGTGCTGCAGCAAAGACTTTGAACTGCTGTGAGAGTAAAAACTGCTTGATTGTATTTCTCATAGGTGTGTTATCATCGACTATCATCACCTTATAATCTCTATTTTTACTAAGTCTATTTATGGTATCAAAAATATAATTTATATTATTCATATTGCTTTTTATAACGTAATCAACTATGTTTTTATTTGTAAATATATCTTTTGTAGCTTTATCTACGCTTCCTGTTAAGACTATCACTAGTATATTTTTTGATAAAACATAATCAACTATCTCGCCATTTGGTGCGTCTGGTAAATTTAGATCTAAAAGTGCTATGAAAAAATCATCGTTATCTTCTATGATATCCCTTGCTTCATTAAAACTATGAGCAACAACGATATCCATATCAACATTTTGCTCCATCTTTTTAGCTATCAACTTAGCTAAAGCCTTGTTGTCATCGACAACTAAAATTCTCTCTTTTATAGCAACTGCACTAGAAATATTCAAATTTAACTCCTTAAATATTTAATAATTTTTTAGCAAACATAGTCGCTTCATCGCTGATATGCTCACCGCTTATCATTCTTGAAAGCTCACGTATGCGTCCATCTGTATCAAGCTCCCTTACTTTACTTTCATCGCCGTTTTTTTCCACTAAAAAGTGATGATGAGCCTTTGAGCTTAGTTGTGGTAAATGCGAAATAGCAAAAATTTGATAAAAACGTGCTAGCTCTAAAAGTACGTTTGCTATACTCATAGCCTCTTTTCCGCTTAAATTTGCATCTATCTCATCTAGGATCAAAACTCCGTTTCCAAACTCCGTGATATTTGCTTCACTAGCGATAAATGCGAGTCTTAAGCGATTTGTCTCACCACTACTTAGATTTTTCAAATTTGTATTGTTTAAATTTACAACAACTTCATCAAAACCATTTATGGTGAGTTCTTTTTGTCTTATATCAAGAGTCGCGCTATACATATAAAGTTCGCTCAAATAGCCATTTAACGTGTCATTAAATTTATCCAAACAGCTTTTTCTAGCATCTGATATCTTACTGGCTAGATCTAAGACCTCATCATTTACCTTTTTAAATTTATTTTCAAGTTCGCTTTTTTCAAACTCAATTCTCTCATATCTTTCTAGCTCAACTTTTCTATTGTTTAAGGTATTTATGGCTTCTTCTATGCTGCCATACCTTTTTACTAGTCCGTTTAGATCCTCTATCCTATCAAGAACACGCTCTATATCCATATCTTCTAAATCTTCGAAATTCACACTGCTTCTTGCGATTTTTAGCTCATTTAAAGCCTCGCTAAAAAAACTACTATCGATATCGCTTAAATTTAATGCATCAAGCACAGCTTTTTCATAAGCAAATACCCCATCTGCTTTTTGCCAAGCAACTTCAATCTTATCTTTTTTGCTAAGTCTTTTTTTTGCCGTAATAAGCTCTTCAAACTCACCTATCGTCGGGTTTATATTTGATATTTTTTGTATCTCAAAACTTGCGAATTCTTTGAGTTCTTCTATCTTTTTTTCTTCTAGTTTTATCTTTTCTAACTCTTTTTTGATCTCGTTAAATTTACTAAATTTATCATTATATTGTTTTAAAATTTCAGTAAAATTCGGATCTAAATTTGATGCTAAATGGTCTAAAACCGCAAGCAAACGACTATTTTCAAACTCGCTTATATCCTTTGCGCTTAGATATTTTAAATGGCTACTTGCTATAAGAGAAAGATTTTTTTTAGATACTGATTGATTATTTATAAAATACCTAGTGCTTTTATCTTTTAGAAGTTTAAAACTATTTATTTCACTGCTTTCTATACCAAACTCGCTCATATCAAACTCATATATAA
The sequence above is a segment of the Campylobacter hyointestinalis subsp. lawsonii genome. Coding sequences within it:
- a CDS encoding AAA family ATPase, with product MISRIYIKNHLSFKEVELEFGNGLSVFTGVSGAGKSILMNAILAVFGFKDSEAKLIEADVIYEFDMSEFGIESSEINSFKLLKDKSTRYFINNQSVSKKNLSLIASSHLKYLSAKDISEFENSRLLAVLDHLASNLDPNFTEILKQYNDKFSKFNEIKKELEKIKLEEKKIEELKEFASFEIQKISNINPTIGEFEELITAKKRLSKKDKIEVAWQKADGVFAYEKAVLDALNLSDIDSSFFSEALNELKIARSSVNFEDLEDMDIERVLDRIEDLNGLVKRYGSIEEAINTLNNRKVELERYERIEFEKSELENKFKKVNDEVLDLASKISDARKSCLDKFNDTLNGYLSELYMYSATLDIRQKELTINGFDEVVVNLNNTNLKNLSSGETNRLRLAFIASEANITEFGNGVLILDEIDANLSGKEAMSIANVLLELARFYQIFAISHLPQLSSKAHHHFLVEKNGDESKVRELDTDGRIRELSRMISGEHISDEATMFAKKLLNI